The following proteins come from a genomic window of Flavobacterium crocinum:
- a CDS encoding pectinesterase family protein, with product MKKQFIHLFLILFTVMGYSQTIERIEAEKFNQASGARAETNASLSGGGNVGYIKNNTWIKFNAVNFTEFLTRFDIAAAGATGGTIELRLGSDTGTLIGTATVSGSTSFTDYKKFSVAIQPTTGTYDLVFLFKHPTNTGYLFNLDYFEKVTDNPNAVTHKLTTSVSPSSAGTITLNPAGTTFVKGTEIKLTANKNFGYNFKQWVDDKGVVVSTANPLTYTIEADATLIAQYETLETYSLTVNVNGAFGLGDYTISPAGKDGAFSVYEKGTNVTVTAVENDIVKFSNWSDGSTSLNTSVVMNQNQTVTGTYANQTFIAGWTFKTDQYANPRVAELYSKIENRPQLMAYNVADNVLAPNVRLQNRGGKNGFCVWNTERGNFYYFMTTLSTVGYKNINVASGLLGYYYGADEWTFQYSLDGVNFVNVSALTTINTNTITSIGGTLPAEAEGKEKIYLRWFPNSNGPKHGSAVDVTATIISNLMIKADEVLVVDTNAPVLESSLPAELASSVGANGNIILNYNEQVQFGTGQAVLNGKNLNAEFINKTVKFSYFGLEYNKQYTFTIPAGFVKDLSGNNGPALTLSFKTMEKPVPVKRNFDLIVDANATDEQIASKKYVKTIAEAFNLAPNNSASRFLVLITNGTYNLGGDGTNPQDIVLKLPTGKNNVSLVAQSKDKVILQGNPGWGIKNAVLSIEANDLYMENVTIEHKDGITTSGQRPALNPAGDRNVYNGVRLRSKQDTQVTGGKRSFYYKSTIEGDVDFICGGGTHWFEECKLVSVASGYIVAPNHDAATQYGYIFNNNTITAATSYYLGRPWQNAPRAVYLNTKMINEPNVLGWANMGTYPALFAEYNSVNGNGIAVNTDNRTNTFTVDGVSKTGNYNPVLTKAQADEYTIENVLSGTDKWDPRTIVEQVTKPSNLLVSDKNTLKWDENKYAMCYVISKEGKILAITTDALYADTDTKAGTYTYTIQAANEYGGLSEISSISMTINGGVVKSPISYLNSIDGKAIAGLTPVEYTEGTALTLPVPTLNGYTFYGWSASATVPNTLKEIAATATGNQTVYAYWGTAGNNKPDEVIPPGSFDYDFTAAVNKNWDNAANFSPAEMPAAGKTVSCTKEIETTATVFPADMTFSGAGTLRLRGAHKSTGNLTFKDGTRVYYNTSGAGMTLEAPMIVSGNVKFEMISGIANQTILTLSGPVSGNGIVSPLNTGQGVNANTGTLLLKGDNSEFIGTWDVTQKSTKFPALNYPTVIEGASANAFGSGTIKVGQDNYIVFSHERAAGSNLNLIITENGKASLNTVLNVQKLTVNGVEFKEGTYDKTTNPEFFTGEGKIEVKKEATGGGSETIPAFPGAEGYGKYVTGGRGGKVIYVTNLNDSGAGSLREAINQAGPRIVVFKVSGNIELKSELNITDNITIAGQTAPGGGITLKDYNVKVRGNNIILRYLRFRMGDTHDVENDALGGRFQKNIIVDHCSMSWSTDECVSFYQNENFTLQWCIISESLRNSVHAKGAHGYGGVWGGKNASFHHNLLAHHDSRNPRLGEYANDIFAKTDLVDIRNNVIYNWGGNSCYGGDAMNVNLVNNYWKPGPGTSNSTKERILSTGRSLDTTSPLYGIWGKYFVDGNYVVGSERATQDNWTYGVYSQFHGSQLPVSDADKASIKMSTPHAPGEITTHSATKAYQLVLENAGANLFRDAVDKRAVDDTRSGTASIMNGGNGSTNGYIDTPSATGGWPVLPTGEAPLDTDGDGMPDKWETEKGLNPASAADGNLKTVDGIYTNIEVYINSLVNHITAVQNGSLDVYVNPQNFVEKYNAAEDGSKFIMASGTYTTSTALTVKNHKYTFVPDENSKPVFAGSFLSDQAEIFSGSFSFSGVDFDLTNTYSNVFQFKNGSGVSAFEIKNASIKGIKQSLFVTEGASDHPISKIVLENCIIDGTASESASFIQPDSHIVNTISVKNSTVFNYKKGNSFIMLQKKDAVNESLNVAIENNTIHNSGSQDGFVFINNQYSNTSTYTFKNNIMQDERENPKPIFMFNSNHAIGAGKAVLDNNLLVGVTSQIVKGTVTVTETNVKTINSLGLLSLSFPNPVSGDFSFSKNSPLAKASLEGGVLGDPRWLKADAKFSIINYVNSIDGKAITLSPSEFMEGAVTNLPIPKLEGYTFFGWSASVTTPGLLKTIPATATGNQTFYAFWGEGGNNKPDPKPVVKSGISYMNSIDGKAIIGLTPVEYTEGTALTLPVPTLKDYTFFGWSASATTPNSIKEIGATATGNQTFYAFWGVDGNNKKDEVIPPTFYSISYLNLPSGAVNPNKTSVQTGTTFVLEEAQATGYRFLGWYADALYGKEVTGFGTTQKENATVYGRWKKLGEFLVFPTVASGKITLRSSTELDRLAIFSMNGLLVKQVDVIGLETDISISDLASGSYFIKSLKTGETARIIVK from the coding sequence ATGAAAAAACAATTTATTCATCTATTCCTCATACTGTTTACAGTAATGGGGTACTCTCAGACCATTGAGAGAATTGAAGCCGAAAAATTCAATCAGGCTTCCGGAGCACGAGCCGAAACCAATGCTTCTCTTTCGGGAGGCGGAAACGTAGGTTACATTAAAAACAATACCTGGATTAAATTTAATGCGGTCAATTTTACTGAATTTTTAACCCGTTTTGATATCGCCGCCGCGGGAGCAACAGGTGGAACTATCGAATTGAGATTAGGTTCAGATACAGGAACTTTAATTGGAACGGCAACTGTTTCAGGAAGTACAAGTTTTACAGATTATAAGAAGTTTTCTGTGGCAATTCAGCCCACAACAGGAACTTATGATTTGGTATTTCTTTTTAAACATCCAACCAATACCGGATATTTATTCAACCTTGATTATTTCGAAAAAGTAACAGATAATCCAAATGCTGTAACGCATAAACTGACCACTAGTGTTAGTCCGTCATCAGCAGGAACGATTACGCTGAATCCTGCCGGAACTACTTTCGTAAAAGGAACTGAAATTAAGCTAACAGCAAACAAAAATTTTGGTTATAACTTCAAACAATGGGTAGATGATAAAGGAGTTGTGGTTTCGACTGCAAACCCATTAACTTATACTATTGAGGCAGATGCCACTTTAATTGCACAATATGAAACATTAGAAACGTATTCATTGACCGTAAATGTGAATGGAGCATTTGGCTTGGGAGATTATACCATTTCTCCTGCGGGAAAAGACGGTGCATTTTCTGTTTATGAAAAAGGCACGAATGTTACGGTTACAGCTGTAGAAAATGACATTGTGAAATTCAGCAATTGGTCTGATGGTTCTACGTCGTTAAATACTTCTGTAGTTATGAATCAGAACCAAACGGTTACAGGAACTTATGCGAATCAGACTTTTATTGCGGGATGGACTTTCAAAACCGATCAGTATGCGAATCCACGTGTAGCGGAATTATATTCTAAAATAGAAAACCGCCCGCAGTTAATGGCGTATAATGTTGCCGATAATGTATTGGCTCCAAACGTAAGACTTCAGAACCGAGGCGGGAAAAACGGTTTTTGTGTCTGGAATACCGAAAGAGGGAATTTCTATTATTTTATGACTACACTTTCTACAGTGGGTTATAAAAACATAAATGTGGCATCGGGATTACTGGGGTATTATTATGGTGCTGACGAATGGACTTTTCAATATTCATTAGACGGCGTAAACTTTGTGAATGTTTCAGCTTTAACAACCATAAATACTAATACAATTACATCTATCGGAGGAACTCTTCCAGCTGAAGCAGAAGGAAAAGAAAAGATCTATTTAAGATGGTTTCCAAATAGTAACGGACCAAAACATGGATCTGCTGTTGATGTAACTGCAACGATTATTTCCAACTTGATGATTAAAGCCGATGAGGTTTTGGTGGTTGATACGAATGCACCTGTTTTAGAATCTTCATTGCCTGCAGAATTAGCAAGTTCAGTTGGGGCAAATGGAAACATCATTTTGAATTATAATGAACAAGTTCAATTTGGTACAGGACAAGCCGTTTTAAACGGAAAAAATCTAAATGCGGAGTTTATCAATAAAACGGTAAAGTTTAGCTATTTCGGATTAGAATATAATAAACAATATACGTTTACCATTCCGGCAGGATTTGTAAAAGATCTTTCAGGAAACAACGGGCCTGCATTGACTCTTTCCTTTAAAACAATGGAAAAACCGGTTCCTGTTAAACGTAATTTTGATTTAATTGTTGATGCCAATGCTACGGATGAACAAATTGCTTCAAAAAAATATGTCAAAACTATAGCAGAGGCATTTAATCTGGCACCAAATAATTCTGCTTCAAGATTTCTAGTTCTGATTACAAACGGAACTTATAATTTAGGTGGAGACGGAACAAATCCGCAGGATATTGTATTGAAACTTCCAACAGGAAAAAATAACGTTTCCTTAGTGGCACAATCAAAAGATAAAGTAATTCTGCAGGGAAATCCGGGCTGGGGAATCAAAAATGCGGTTCTTTCTATTGAAGCCAATGATTTATACATGGAAAATGTAACAATCGAGCATAAAGACGGAATTACAACATCAGGCCAAAGACCAGCTCTTAATCCGGCAGGAGATCGAAATGTGTATAACGGAGTTCGTTTAAGAAGTAAACAAGACACGCAAGTTACAGGCGGAAAAAGAAGTTTCTATTATAAATCAACCATTGAAGGTGATGTGGATTTTATCTGCGGAGGCGGAACACATTGGTTTGAAGAATGTAAACTGGTTTCAGTGGCTTCTGGTTATATCGTAGCACCAAATCATGACGCTGCAACGCAATACGGTTATATTTTTAATAACAATACAATCACTGCAGCTACAAGTTATTATTTAGGCCGTCCGTGGCAGAATGCACCTAGAGCGGTTTACCTAAATACTAAAATGATCAACGAACCAAATGTATTAGGTTGGGCAAATATGGGAACGTATCCGGCACTTTTCGCAGAATACAACAGCGTAAACGGAAACGGAATTGCTGTTAACACCGATAACAGAACCAATACCTTTACTGTTGATGGCGTTTCAAAAACAGGAAATTACAATCCAGTTTTGACAAAAGCTCAGGCTGACGAATATACTATAGAAAATGTATTAAGCGGAACTGATAAATGGGATCCGCGCACGATAGTGGAACAAGTTACAAAACCTTCTAATCTTTTAGTATCTGACAAGAATACTTTAAAATGGGATGAAAATAAATATGCGATGTGTTATGTAATCAGTAAAGAGGGTAAAATCTTAGCTATTACAACAGATGCCCTTTATGCAGATACGGACACAAAAGCGGGAACTTATACTTACACCATTCAGGCAGCAAATGAATATGGAGGATTGAGCGAAATCAGTAGCATCAGCATGACAATTAACGGTGGAGTAGTAAAATCTCCTATTTCTTATTTAAATTCGATTGATGGAAAAGCTATAGCCGGACTAACTCCTGTCGAATATACAGAGGGAACAGCCTTAACTTTACCTGTACCGACTTTAAATGGTTACACTTTCTACGGATGGTCAGCTTCTGCTACAGTTCCAAACACACTTAAAGAAATTGCAGCGACAGCGACAGGAAATCAAACGGTATATGCTTACTGGGGAACAGCGGGGAATAATAAACCAGACGAAGTGATTCCTCCAGGCAGTTTCGATTATGATTTTACAGCAGCTGTAAATAAAAACTGGGATAATGCAGCCAACTTTAGTCCTGCCGAAATGCCTGCTGCAGGTAAAACTGTTTCTTGTACTAAAGAAATAGAAACAACTGCAACCGTTTTTCCAGCCGATATGACTTTTTCAGGTGCAGGGACACTTCGATTAAGAGGCGCTCATAAATCGACAGGAAATCTAACTTTCAAAGACGGTACAAGAGTTTATTATAATACAAGCGGTGCAGGAATGACTTTAGAAGCACCAATGATTGTTTCCGGTAATGTAAAATTCGAAATGATCTCAGGCATTGCTAATCAAACCATATTGACTTTAAGCGGACCAGTTTCAGGAAATGGAATTGTTTCTCCTTTAAATACAGGTCAGGGAGTGAATGCGAATACAGGAACTTTATTGTTGAAAGGAGATAACAGCGAGTTTATCGGAACTTGGGACGTGACGCAAAAAAGCACCAAATTCCCAGCCCTAAATTATCCAACTGTAATTGAAGGAGCTTCGGCAAATGCTTTTGGTTCGGGAACGATAAAAGTTGGTCAGGACAATTATATTGTTTTCAGCCATGAACGAGCGGCTGGTTCCAATTTAAATCTGATTATTACAGAAAACGGAAAAGCATCTTTAAATACTGTTTTAAATGTACAAAAATTAACTGTTAACGGAGTAGAATTTAAAGAAGGAACTTACGACAAAACAACGAATCCGGAATTTTTTACAGGAGAAGGAAAAATCGAAGTTAAGAAAGAAGCGACAGGCGGAGGAAGTGAAACTATTCCTGCATTTCCGGGAGCAGAAGGTTATGGTAAATACGTAACTGGAGGTCGCGGTGGAAAAGTAATTTATGTAACGAATCTGAACGATTCCGGAGCAGGTTCGCTTCGTGAAGCCATTAATCAGGCTGGGCCGAGAATTGTGGTTTTCAAAGTCTCTGGAAATATCGAACTGAAAAGCGAATTAAACATCACCGATAATATTACTATTGCCGGACAAACAGCACCGGGCGGAGGTATTACTTTAAAAGATTACAACGTTAAGGTAAGAGGAAATAATATTATCCTGCGTTATTTACGTTTTAGAATGGGAGATACCCATGATGTAGAAAATGATGCTTTAGGCGGACGTTTTCAAAAGAACATTATTGTCGATCACTGTTCGATGAGCTGGTCTACAGACGAATGTGTATCTTTTTATCAAAATGAAAATTTTACGCTTCAGTGGTGTATTATTTCTGAAAGTCTTCGAAATTCTGTTCATGCAAAAGGAGCTCACGGTTACGGAGGTGTTTGGGGAGGTAAAAATGCTTCTTTCCATCACAATTTGTTAGCGCATCATGATAGCCGTAATCCAAGATTAGGAGAATATGCCAATGATATTTTTGCTAAAACCGATTTAGTTGATATTCGTAATAACGTAATCTATAACTGGGGAGGAAACAGCTGTTATGGCGGAGATGCTATGAACGTGAATCTGGTAAACAATTACTGGAAACCTGGACCTGGAACTTCCAATTCTACCAAAGAACGAATTTTATCTACAGGAAGAAGTTTAGATACGACTTCGCCATTATACGGCATCTGGGGTAAATATTTTGTGGATGGAAATTACGTGGTAGGTTCTGAAAGAGCTACTCAGGATAACTGGACATATGGAGTTTACAGTCAGTTTCACGGCAGTCAGCTTCCAGTAAGCGATGCTGATAAAGCTTCAATAAAAATGAGTACACCTCACGCACCAGGCGAAATAACAACGCATAGTGCTACAAAAGCGTATCAATTGGTTTTGGAGAATGCTGGAGCCAATCTTTTTAGAGATGCTGTTGACAAAAGAGCGGTAGATGATACACGTTCTGGAACAGCAAGTATTATGAACGGAGGCAACGGAAGTACAAACGGTTATATTGATACACCATCGGCAACTGGAGGATGGCCAGTTCTTCCTACTGGCGAAGCTCCATTAGATACAGATGGAGATGGAATGCCAGATAAATGGGAAACTGAAAAAGGTTTAAATCCTGCCAGCGCGGCCGACGGAAATCTAAAAACAGTTGACGGAATTTATACCAATATTGAAGTTTATATCAATAGTTTGGTCAATCATATCACAGCGGTACAAAATGGAAGTTTAGATGTGTATGTAAATCCGCAGAATTTTGTAGAGAAATACAACGCCGCAGAAGATGGTTCAAAGTTTATAATGGCAAGTGGTACTTATACCACAAGTACAGCACTTACGGTTAAAAATCATAAATACACTTTCGTTCCTGACGAAAATTCAAAGCCAGTGTTTGCAGGTTCATTTTTATCTGATCAAGCAGAAATTTTTTCAGGAAGTTTCAGTTTTTCAGGAGTTGATTTTGATTTAACGAATACCTACTCTAATGTATTTCAGTTTAAAAATGGTTCTGGAGTATCGGCTTTTGAAATAAAAAATGCTTCTATTAAAGGAATTAAACAAAGCTTATTCGTAACGGAAGGTGCGAGCGATCATCCAATTTCTAAGATAGTTTTAGAGAATTGTATTATTGATGGAACGGCTTCAGAAAGCGCGAGTTTTATTCAACCCGATTCACATATTGTAAATACGATTTCGGTTAAAAATTCAACGGTTTTTAATTACAAAAAAGGAAATAGTTTTATAATGCTTCAGAAAAAAGATGCGGTCAATGAAAGCTTAAATGTTGCGATTGAAAATAATACCATTCATAATTCGGGAAGCCAGGATGGTTTTGTGTTTATCAATAATCAGTACAGCAACACTTCGACTTATACCTTTAAAAACAATATCATGCAGGACGAACGTGAAAATCCAAAACCGATTTTTATGTTCAATTCTAATCACGCAATTGGTGCAGGAAAAGCAGTTTTGGATAATAATCTTTTGGTTGGAGTAACTTCACAAATTGTTAAAGGAACAGTTACGGTTACTGAAACTAATGTTAAAACAATTAATAGTTTAGGATTATTATCACTTTCATTTCCAAATCCTGTTTCGGGAGATTTTAGCTTCTCTAAAAATTCTCCTTTAGCAAAAGCTTCATTGGAAGGCGGAGTTCTTGGAGATCCAAGATGGCTAAAAGCAGATGCTAAGTTTTCAATAATTAATTATGTGAATTCGATAGACGGAAAAGCCATTACATTATCTCCATCTGAATTTATGGAAGGAGCGGTAACCAATTTGCCAATACCAAAATTGGAAGGGTACACTTTCTTTGGCTGGTCGGCTTCTGTAACTACACCAGGATTACTCAAAACCATTCCGGCAACAGCGACAGGAAATCAAACGTTTTATGCGTTTTGGGGAGAAGGAGGAAACAATAAACCAGATCCCAAACCTGTTGTAAAATCGGGAATTAGCTACATGAATTCAATTGATGGCAAAGCTATAATTGGATTAACTCCTGTTGAATATACAGAAGGTACTGCACTGACTTTACCTGTTCCAACTTTAAAGGATTATACTTTCTTCGGATGGTCGGCTTCTGCAACAACACCGAATTCGATTAAAGAAATTGGAGCTACAGCAACAGGAAATCAAACGTTTTATGCTTTCTGGGGTGTTGATGGGAATAACAAAAAAGATGAGGTAATTCCACCGACTTTCTACAGTATTTCTTATTTGAATCTGCCATCTGGAGCCGTTAATCCAAATAAAACAAGTGTACAGACCGGAACCACTTTTGTTTTAGAAGAAGCACAAGCTACAGGTTACCGATTCTTAGGCTGGTATGCTGATGCTTTATACGGAAAAGAAGTAACAGGTTTTGGTACTACTCAAAAGGAAAATGCAACGGTTTACGGACGCTGGAAAAAGCTGGGAGAGTTTTTAGTTTTCCCAACGGTTGCTAGTGGCAAGATTACTTTAAGATCAAGCACAGAATTGGATCGTTTGGCTATTTTCAGTATGAATGGACTTTTAGTTAAACAAGTAGATGTGATTGGTTTAGAGACTGACATCTCAATCTCTGATTTAGCTTCTGGAAGTTACTTTATCAAAAGTTTAAAAACAGGAGAAACGGCTAGAATTATAGTTAAATAA